One Candidatus Devosia phytovorans genomic window carries:
- a CDS encoding Ig-like domain repeat protein, with amino-acid sequence MLTRAASRIQRLSVQLSSACLLPALIAAGTVLPVTPAQAASVGCNAVNAGGLDQVGAPLIGVKSVAGSFYAGDVLTMTFSSSAALPLSVVNLVTTGPLRLTTSIDLPLLGTGPFTRALTVTGNGATGAEASIVALGALLGVTINLTVRCAGVAGPTTTTLATTTNPTVVGQPAVLTASVATPAGSGQTPNGNVTFTIGGTNYGPVALDASGVATYSTTALPPGSYAVSAAYAGNANFVASSGTLAAAQVVNRANTTTSVTASSNPTFGSAVSFTATTAAVAPGGGTPTGNVIFTIGGVDQSPVALSNGTATLTRSNLAAGAVSVAARYEASTGYNASSGGISGGITVAPAVTTTSVTQSSTSSAFGEAVSFQAQVASGGGQPTGSVIFTVDGVARPAVTLSNGVASVSLTDLAVGAHTVSAAYQGVASFAASNGALSGGHTVGTRPTTTTVSGPGSVVFGTSPTITATVAGAGGPPTGTVVFTVDGQARPAVTLSSGTATLALPGLSVGNHTVSAAYSGAATYGASTGALAGGQAVAAAPTSLAVAASPSAGIYGGSSTFTASVTSAAGVPSGNVVFTVDGVAQAPVALTGGTASITSTALSVGTHTVSASYQGVTNFLASNGALASAYSVARATPSLAVSSSANPAVVGQSVQLTANVTALSGTPGGEVVFTVDGVARPAVSLTGGSATIALPNATVGDHTVSLRYGGDANFVERTSTLGGGQKVNPGNTALSITTSNASAAYGVLVTVTANVAAAAPASGEPAGQVVFLVDGVARPGVALSGGRAQLVLDTLAPGAHAISATYQGSSDFNASTASLAGGVTVNAAATTTTIALDAAAISYGQTARVTATVAAASGRPEGQIVYTINGVAQPAVALVNGVAGLDLTGLAAGTYVISAAYGGSGNHVASASGTTQLVVGAAPTQLGLAASAQSVRFGDAVTLTATLTSTGGTPGGSVEFLAGGTSLGSVTLAGGKAALTVSNLPVGSPAITARYAGTGNFAASTGALGAGFAVTGRVPEMTVSVSPVSATYGQTLTATISVSSSVGTPQGDVVLTVGERQYPAVLNGSGVATLTLSELPPGSHAVSASYAGQTPFLSASASANAVTIARAVTALALVAGTDAVVFGAPVQLRANLSSDFGTPAGSVIFTVDGTDYPASVSDGSAAVSIPGIQAGQHGVSARYAGSATHLPATVALSGGVEVRPAPVALNLSSSAATVSFGGSVTISAVVSSSAGGVAGDVIFSVDGADWGTVAVADGAAQLRLGGLTVGNHAIAARYVPSGNFEAVSAQLAGGVSVVAAPVSVSITPPQGALTVGQAARFALAVTSPGGVPGGQVIVVVDGVEQAAVTLSEGRASFDYSFATSGHHSIGLRYSGSESFAAGDGVVSGGVTVVGAATTLALAAEPPAPVFGQPVSFVAALSSAVGTAGGLVSFSRGGTVIGSAPVTDGVAGITVSDLSPGAIEITASYAGDGAHLGAVAALGLEVADEATTLSLGAEPTTIYAGAPVTFTANIASPAGAVPGSVVFVIDGTDYPAEISGGVARLTVTDLPVGTPAVAARYDGRPGFATSEADLTAPLTVAPAPTDIVVSGQAPRSVAGEAFSMLLSATGGVAPYRFAVTAGALPEGLSLDAATGVVSGTPATPGNYSFTVTASGAAGLPGNVAVDLTVLTPATLLVQAPGAGVYGEAYSASLAASGGTAPYQYGVSGSLPTGVSFDASSGVLSGTPRSLGTFDLVLTVSDANGFTLTRNVALTIAAPAIVVTAELPAGGAFVPYSGQISVSGGTAPYGFAVTSGALPDGLSLDPATGVISGMPRRVGESNFTVTATDTNGFAASIASSISVAQVFTVVLPEAIAEARQGRPYGQALAASGGTAPYRYSVADGALPEGLVLDAATGTISGTPTAFGAFDFTLSASDANDVAGSRAYVLEVAEAATLIPDTDLTPAVAGVAYEQVLGVSGGVGPYSFALVSGDLPEGLQFDAGTGTIAGTPSVDGQFPLVVQITDANGDTITQGFAVVVVAPEIGLTVEFPAALAGEAFVGSVAVSGGAGPFSYALTGALPAGLSFDATSGAITGTPTSVGTFPISITVTDANGYEQAVTGTIAVTASTTLALSAGQTTITFGEMVDLRAKVGSAATGLAGSVVFSVDGSDHARVALVDGAAELALAGLTVGSHVVAARFEPATGFVASSAELTGPVLVVAAPVSVSIAGPQGDITAGTAARFSVRVSSFAGVPTGSVIPVVDGVEQPAVDLVDGRAEFDLDFASKGSHSVSVRYGGSESFAAGLGTLQGGVTAIGAASEISLAANPVEPVYGQSVTLTASVSSASGSPTGLVTFVRDGVEIGSVVLTGGVASLELTDLPPGASRITAVYEGDAVRLGASAELVLDVGDAATALEFSVAPVRLYAGAPVTLTVRLSSDAGAPSGVVIFGVGDRMQSAPLINGSATLAITDLGEGNYPVTARYAGQPGFAASAASLEAELIVDPAPSDIVVSGQAPRSVAGEPLAMVISATGGVGPYGFAITSGALPDGVTLDAATGAIAGTPASAGIYSFTVTATGVAGAPGDVTVNLTVLEPVDFVTLPRLPAGVFGTDYGADLAVSGGTAPLQYDLTGTLPGGLVFDAETGQLTGVPTAVGRFALSLSVTDANGFSASQDYVLEIAAPDIVVTPELPEGGAFVPYAGQIAVSGGSGPYGFVISDGALPEGLSLDSETGAISGTPRAVGEYGFTVTATDANGFGASLPVSISVVKVFTVILPDGLAGGRQLQPYGQSLAATGGTAPYGYGISDGALADRLSLDPSTGVVTGTPTATGVFEFSVTATDANGVSATRAYALNIVEAATLVIVNALAPATAGIPYSQELSVTGGVAPYRFVLISGSLPDGLSFDSGSGTISGTATEDGSFPLVIQVSDGNGDSATHGVVVSVAAPEIVLSLDVPQARAGEAFVTTVVVSGGALPLRFTLDGTLPQGLSFNAVTGAISGTPLGTGNFPISITAQDANGYEQSAAAVISLSAATTLSLSTSMTSVTFGSSAVVQAQVSSTAPGVSGTVIFAVDGVDHASVPVSDGVAQIDLQALTVGPHEVTARFESADGYDSASAALSGGITVTSALVVVSLSGPAGEAVVGASVPFMVTVNSLAGPPGGVIIPVVDGVDQPGVALVDSVAAFEHVFTTSGPHTVAVRYPGSESFAAGSASLGGGLLVTGASTSMSLSASPATPVFGAPVTITATVDAGFGTPGGLVLFTRDGVGIGSVPLSDGRASLVVSDLPAGSSSITASYVGDTANAGASAQIDLVLGNAATALALTANPTRLYAGMPVSFSATLTTDAGAVTGSVVFSIGGSEYPAALNGNNASLTLSNLAQGSYPIAVRFDGAPGFAASQATLASAIVVEPAPSDIVVHAGVPRSVAGEPLAIAVSATGGIGPYSFAVTEGSLPDGLTINADTGSITGTPAAAGRYGFTVTGSGQAGRRAVSTSTCWCWSRRR; translated from the coding sequence TTGCTCACGCGTGCCGCAAGCAGAATCCAGCGCCTGTCTGTGCAATTGTCGAGTGCCTGCCTCCTGCCCGCATTGATCGCGGCCGGCACTGTGCTGCCGGTCACGCCGGCGCAGGCGGCATCGGTTGGTTGCAATGCGGTCAATGCCGGCGGGCTCGATCAGGTCGGCGCGCCGCTGATCGGGGTCAAATCGGTCGCCGGATCGTTCTATGCCGGCGATGTCCTGACCATGACCTTCTCTTCGTCGGCCGCCCTGCCGCTGTCGGTGGTCAATCTGGTCACTACCGGACCGCTCCGCCTCACGACCTCGATTGACCTGCCGCTGCTCGGCACCGGACCCTTTACCCGTGCCTTGACGGTGACGGGAAACGGAGCAACGGGCGCGGAAGCCAGCATTGTGGCGCTGGGCGCCCTGCTGGGTGTGACGATCAATCTGACGGTGCGCTGTGCCGGCGTTGCCGGGCCCACGACGACGACGCTAGCGACGACGACCAATCCGACGGTCGTCGGGCAGCCGGCCGTGTTGACAGCCTCGGTGGCAACGCCGGCGGGGTCCGGGCAGACGCCGAACGGCAATGTCACCTTCACCATCGGCGGCACCAATTACGGGCCGGTGGCACTCGATGCCAGCGGGGTGGCGACCTATTCGACCACCGCCCTGCCCCCGGGCAGCTATGCCGTGAGCGCGGCCTATGCCGGCAATGCCAATTTCGTCGCCAGTTCGGGCACGTTGGCGGCTGCGCAGGTGGTCAACCGGGCCAATACGACGACGAGCGTGACGGCATCATCCAATCCCACCTTCGGCAGCGCGGTGAGCTTTACCGCGACGACGGCAGCGGTCGCGCCGGGCGGCGGCACGCCGACGGGCAATGTCATCTTCACCATCGGCGGCGTCGACCAGAGCCCGGTGGCGCTGAGCAATGGCACAGCGACATTGACGCGATCGAACCTGGCGGCGGGAGCCGTTTCGGTAGCGGCGCGCTATGAGGCCAGTACCGGCTATAATGCCAGTTCGGGCGGGATCAGCGGCGGCATCACGGTGGCGCCGGCAGTAACGACGACCAGCGTGACGCAATCGAGCACCAGTTCGGCCTTTGGCGAGGCGGTCAGCTTCCAGGCGCAGGTTGCCTCGGGTGGCGGACAGCCGACGGGCTCGGTGATCTTTACGGTCGATGGGGTGGCCCGGCCGGCGGTGACGCTGTCCAATGGCGTGGCGTCGGTCAGCCTCACCGACCTTGCCGTGGGCGCCCATACGGTGTCGGCCGCCTACCAGGGCGTGGCGAGTTTTGCGGCCAGCAATGGCGCGCTGTCGGGCGGGCATACTGTCGGTACGCGGCCAACGACGACGACAGTGAGCGGCCCGGGCTCGGTCGTCTTTGGCACCAGCCCCACGATTACCGCAACCGTTGCCGGGGCCGGTGGTCCGCCGACGGGCACGGTGGTCTTTACGGTTGACGGACAGGCGCGGCCTGCGGTGACGCTGTCGTCTGGAACGGCAACGCTGGCGCTGCCGGGGCTCAGTGTCGGCAATCATACGGTTTCGGCAGCATATTCGGGTGCGGCAACCTATGGCGCGAGCACGGGGGCGCTGGCCGGTGGGCAGGCGGTTGCGGCGGCGCCGACCAGCCTGGCCGTGGCCGCTTCGCCGAGCGCGGGGATTTATGGTGGCTCGAGCACGTTTACCGCCTCGGTCACCTCGGCAGCAGGTGTGCCGAGTGGCAATGTGGTGTTTACCGTTGATGGCGTGGCGCAGGCGCCGGTGGCGCTGACGGGCGGAACGGCTTCCATCACCAGCACGGCGCTTTCGGTGGGGACGCATACGGTCAGCGCGAGCTATCAGGGCGTCACCAATTTCCTCGCCAGCAACGGGGCGCTGGCATCGGCCTATAGTGTTGCCCGCGCGACGCCGTCGCTGGCGGTGAGCAGTTCGGCCAATCCGGCGGTCGTCGGACAATCGGTGCAGCTGACGGCCAATGTGACGGCGCTGTCGGGGACGCCGGGTGGCGAGGTGGTGTTCACGGTGGATGGCGTGGCGCGGCCGGCGGTGAGCCTGACCGGCGGCAGCGCCACGATAGCGCTGCCCAACGCGACGGTGGGCGATCACACGGTTTCGTTGCGCTACGGCGGGGATGCCAATTTCGTCGAGCGGACCAGCACGCTGGGTGGCGGGCAGAAGGTCAATCCCGGCAATACCGCGCTGAGTATCACGACGAGCAATGCCAGCGCTGCCTATGGCGTGCTGGTGACGGTAACGGCCAATGTCGCGGCGGCGGCACCGGCTTCGGGCGAGCCGGCTGGACAGGTGGTGTTCCTGGTCGATGGCGTGGCGCGGCCGGGCGTCGCGCTATCGGGCGGGCGGGCGCAGCTGGTGCTCGATACGCTGGCGCCGGGCGCACATGCCATTTCTGCGACCTATCAGGGATCGAGCGATTTCAACGCCAGCACGGCGAGCCTGGCCGGTGGCGTGACGGTGAATGCGGCCGCAACGACTACGACAATTGCGCTTGATGCCGCTGCTATCAGCTATGGGCAGACGGCGCGGGTGACGGCGACGGTGGCGGCAGCATCGGGCCGGCCCGAGGGGCAGATCGTCTATACGATCAATGGCGTGGCGCAGCCGGCCGTGGCGCTGGTCAATGGCGTGGCGGGGCTGGACCTGACCGGGCTGGCGGCGGGGACCTATGTGATTTCGGCGGCCTATGGCGGGTCGGGCAATCATGTCGCCAGTGCATCGGGCACAACGCAGCTTGTGGTGGGTGCGGCGCCGACGCAGCTGGGGCTGGCAGCCAGCGCGCAAAGCGTGCGCTTTGGCGATGCGGTGACCTTGACCGCCACCCTCACGTCCACGGGGGGCACACCGGGTGGATCGGTGGAATTTCTGGCCGGCGGAACGTCGCTGGGGTCGGTGACGCTGGCGGGCGGCAAGGCGGCGTTGACGGTTTCCAACCTGCCGGTGGGCAGCCCGGCGATCACCGCCCGCTATGCAGGCACGGGCAATTTTGCTGCGTCGACCGGGGCGCTGGGCGCGGGATTTGCCGTGACGGGACGCGTGCCAGAGATGACGGTCAGCGTGTCGCCGGTTTCGGCGACCTATGGGCAGACCCTGACGGCGACCATCTCGGTCAGCAGTTCTGTCGGTACGCCGCAAGGTGATGTGGTGCTGACGGTCGGGGAGCGGCAATATCCGGCGGTGCTGAATGGCAGCGGCGTCGCGACGCTGACGCTGTCGGAACTGCCGCCGGGAAGCCATGCCGTCAGCGCGAGTTATGCCGGGCAAACGCCGTTCCTTTCGGCGAGTGCCAGCGCCAATGCGGTGACGATCGCACGGGCGGTGACGGCTCTGGCGCTGGTTGCGGGGACGGATGCAGTGGTGTTCGGCGCGCCAGTGCAGCTGCGCGCCAATCTCAGTTCCGACTTCGGCACGCCGGCGGGCAGCGTGATCTTTACGGTCGACGGGACCGATTATCCGGCCAGCGTTTCGGACGGCAGCGCGGCGGTTTCGATACCCGGCATCCAGGCCGGCCAGCACGGTGTTTCGGCGCGTTATGCCGGGTCGGCGACGCATCTGCCGGCCACGGTAGCGCTGTCTGGCGGGGTGGAGGTGCGCCCTGCCCCGGTTGCACTGAACCTCAGCAGTTCGGCGGCGACGGTGAGTTTTGGCGGCAGCGTCACGATCAGTGCGGTCGTGAGCAGTTCGGCTGGCGGCGTGGCGGGCGACGTCATTTTTAGCGTGGATGGGGCCGACTGGGGCACGGTTGCGGTGGCGGATGGGGCGGCGCAGCTGCGGCTGGGCGGGCTGACCGTGGGCAACCATGCGATTGCGGCGCGTTACGTGCCGAGCGGGAATTTCGAGGCGGTGAGCGCGCAGCTGGCGGGTGGCGTGAGCGTGGTGGCGGCGCCGGTCTCTGTATCGATTACCCCGCCCCAAGGCGCGCTGACAGTGGGCCAGGCGGCGCGGTTTGCGCTGGCCGTGACATCGCCGGGCGGGGTGCCGGGCGGACAGGTCATTGTCGTGGTGGATGGTGTCGAGCAGGCGGCGGTGACGCTGAGCGAAGGCCGGGCGAGCTTTGACTATAGTTTTGCGACGTCCGGCCACCATTCCATCGGGTTGCGCTATTCGGGCAGCGAGAGTTTTGCGGCCGGTGATGGGGTGGTCTCGGGCGGCGTGACGGTGGTCGGGGCGGCCACGACGCTGGCACTTGCGGCGGAGCCCCCGGCTCCGGTCTTTGGCCAGCCGGTGAGCTTCGTGGCGGCACTGAGTTCGGCGGTTGGCACGGCGGGCGGACTGGTCAGTTTCTCGCGCGGCGGCACTGTGATCGGTAGCGCACCGGTGACCGATGGGGTGGCCGGTATTACGGTCAGCGACCTGTCGCCGGGTGCAATCGAGATCACCGCCAGCTATGCCGGCGACGGGGCGCATCTTGGGGCTGTTGCGGCTCTTGGCCTCGAGGTTGCCGATGAGGCGACGACGCTTAGCCTGGGTGCCGAGCCGACGACGATCTATGCCGGTGCGCCGGTTACTTTCACCGCCAATATTGCTTCGCCGGCGGGAGCGGTTCCCGGGTCGGTGGTTTTCGTCATCGACGGGACGGATTATCCAGCCGAAATTTCGGGTGGTGTGGCGCGGCTGACCGTGACTGACCTGCCGGTCGGAACGCCAGCAGTCGCGGCGCGCTATGATGGACGACCCGGATTTGCGACGAGCGAGGCGGATTTGACGGCGCCGCTGACCGTGGCCCCAGCGCCGACGGATATCGTGGTTTCCGGGCAGGCGCCGCGCAGCGTGGCGGGTGAAGCATTCAGCATGCTGCTGTCGGCGACGGGTGGCGTCGCGCCCTATCGTTTTGCGGTGACGGCGGGTGCGCTGCCCGAGGGGTTGAGCCTCGATGCGGCGACGGGCGTGGTGAGCGGGACCCCGGCCACACCGGGCAATTACAGTTTCACCGTCACTGCCAGCGGTGCGGCGGGACTGCCGGGGAACGTGGCGGTTGATCTAACCGTGCTGACGCCGGCGACGCTGTTGGTGCAGGCGCCAGGTGCTGGCGTTTATGGCGAGGCCTACAGTGCAAGTCTTGCGGCCAGTGGCGGCACGGCGCCCTATCAATATGGGGTGAGCGGCAGCCTGCCGACGGGCGTCAGTTTCGATGCGTCGTCGGGGGTGCTGTCCGGCACGCCGCGTAGCCTGGGCACGTTCGATCTGGTGCTGACGGTGAGTGATGCCAATGGCTTCACGCTGACGCGCAATGTTGCGCTGACCATCGCGGCGCCGGCGATCGTGGTCACGGCGGAACTGCCGGCGGGCGGCGCCTTCGTACCCTATTCCGGGCAGATATCGGTCAGCGGGGGCACCGCACCTTATGGCTTTGCCGTGACCAGCGGGGCCCTGCCCGATGGGCTGAGCCTTGATCCCGCAACGGGGGTGATTTCCGGTATGCCGCGCCGGGTGGGTGAGAGCAATTTCACCGTGACGGCAACGGATACCAATGGTTTTGCGGCCAGTATTGCCAGCAGCATCAGCGTTGCACAGGTGTTCACCGTGGTGCTGCCGGAGGCGATTGCCGAGGCCCGCCAGGGACGGCCCTATGGCCAGGCGCTGGCGGCGTCGGGTGGCACGGCGCCCTATCGCTACAGCGTGGCGGATGGCGCCCTGCCGGAGGGGCTGGTCCTCGACGCGGCGACGGGCACGATTTCGGGCACGCCGACGGCGTTCGGCGCGTTTGACTTTACTCTTTCGGCCAGCGACGCCAACGATGTCGCGGGGAGCCGAGCCTATGTGCTTGAGGTTGCCGAGGCGGCAACGCTGATACCGGACACAGATCTCACGCCGGCCGTGGCGGGCGTGGCCTATGAGCAGGTGCTGGGTGTTTCGGGCGGGGTGGGACCATACAGCTTTGCATTGGTGTCGGGTGACCTGCCCGAGGGATTGCAGTTCGATGCCGGCACCGGGACGATTGCCGGCACGCCCAGCGTCGATGGGCAGTTTCCGCTGGTCGTCCAGATCACCGATGCCAACGGAGACACGATCACGCAAGGCTTTGCGGTGGTGGTCGTGGCGCCGGAGATCGGGCTGACGGTGGAGTTTCCTGCAGCGTTGGCGGGCGAGGCTTTCGTGGGTTCCGTCGCCGTGAGCGGCGGCGCGGGGCCGTTCAGCTATGCGCTGACCGGCGCCCTGCCCGCGGGGCTGAGCTTCGATGCCACGAGTGGGGCGATCACCGGTACACCGACGAGCGTGGGCACTTTCCCGATCAGCATCACCGTCACGGATGCCAATGGCTATGAGCAGGCCGTAACGGGCACGATCGCGGTGACGGCGAGCACGACGCTGGCGCTTTCGGCGGGGCAGACGACCATAACGTTTGGCGAGATGGTCGATCTGCGGGCGAAGGTTGGATCCGCGGCAACGGGTTTGGCGGGTAGCGTGGTGTTCAGCGTTGATGGCAGTGATCATGCGCGCGTGGCGCTGGTGGATGGCGCGGCGGAGCTGGCGCTCGCTGGATTGACGGTGGGCAGCCATGTCGTTGCGGCCCGGTTTGAACCGGCGACGGGCTTTGTCGCCTCGAGCGCTGAACTGACGGGACCAGTGCTGGTCGTGGCGGCGCCAGTTTCGGTGTCGATCGCAGGGCCGCAGGGGGACATCACAGCGGGAACGGCTGCACGCTTCTCGGTCAGGGTCTCGTCTTTTGCGGGCGTGCCGACGGGTTCGGTCATTCCTGTGGTGGATGGGGTGGAGCAGCCGGCGGTCGATCTGGTTGATGGCAGGGCAGAGTTTGACCTCGATTTTGCCAGCAAGGGTAGTCACTCGGTCAGCGTGCGCTATGGCGGGAGCGAGAGTTTTGCGGCCGGGCTGGGGACGCTGCAGGGTGGCGTCACGGCCATTGGGGCGGCTTCGGAAATATCGCTGGCGGCAAATCCGGTGGAGCCGGTCTATGGCCAGTCGGTGACGCTGACGGCATCGGTCAGCTCGGCGTCCGGTAGCCCTACGGGGCTGGTGACATTCGTCCGGGACGGCGTGGAGATCGGTAGCGTCGTGCTGACCGGTGGCGTGGCGAGCCTGGAGCTGACCGACCTGCCGCCGGGTGCGAGCCGGATCACCGCCGTCTATGAAGGCGATGCGGTGCGGCTTGGCGCCAGTGCCGAGCTGGTGCTCGATGTCGGTGATGCGGCGACGGCGCTGGAATTTTCGGTTGCGCCCGTGCGGCTCTATGCCGGTGCACCGGTGACGCTGACGGTCAGGCTGTCGTCGGACGCGGGCGCTCCGAGCGGCGTGGTGATCTTTGGTGTGGGTGACCGGATGCAATCGGCGCCCCTCATCAATGGCAGCGCGACGCTGGCCATCACCGACCTTGGCGAGGGCAATTACCCCGTTACGGCGCGCTATGCCGGCCAGCCGGGCTTTGCCGCGAGCGCGGCGTCGCTTGAGGCGGAACTCATTGTCGACCCGGCGCCGAGCGATATCGTCGTCTCTGGCCAGGCACCGCGCAGCGTGGCGGGCGAGCCGCTGGCCATGGTCATTTCGGCCACGGGCGGTGTGGGGCCCTATGGTTTTGCTATCACGAGTGGTGCCTTGCCGGACGGGGTGACGCTGGATGCGGCGACGGGCGCGATTGCCGGTACGCCGGCTTCGGCGGGCATCTACAGTTTCACCGTCACGGCGACGGGCGTGGCAGGTGCTCCGGGCGATGTGACGGTGAACCTGACGGTGCTGGAGCCGGTGGATTTCGTGACCCTGCCGAGGCTGCCGGCGGGCGTGTTTGGTACGGACTATGGCGCTGACCTGGCGGTGTCCGGGGGTACGGCGCCACTGCAGTATGACCTGACCGGGACCCTCCCCGGCGGGTTGGTTTTCGATGCCGAGACGGGGCAACTCACGGGGGTTCCAACGGCGGTTGGCCGGTTTGCGCTGTCGCTGAGCGTCACCGACGCTAATGGGTTCAGCGCGAGCCAGGACTATGTGCTGGAGATTGCTGCGCCTGACATAGTGGTGACCCCGGAGCTGCCGGAGGGTGGAGCTTTCGTGCCCTATGCGGGGCAGATTGCGGTCAGTGGCGGCTCCGGGCCCTATGGTTTCGTCATCAGCGACGGCGCCCTGCCCGAAGGCCTGAGTCTCGACAGCGAAACCGGGGCCATCAGTGGTACTCCGCGCGCGGTGGGCGAATACGGTTTCACGGTGACAGCCACCGACGCCAATGGTTTTGGCGCCAGCTTGCCCGTCAGCATCAGCGTGGTTAAGGTGTTCACCGTCATCCTGCCGGACGGGTTGGCCGGTGGTCGCCAGCTCCAGCCCTATGGTCAATCGCTCGCGGCCACGGGCGGCACGGCCCCCTATGGCTATGGGATCAGCGATGGCGCGCTGGCGGATAGGTTGAGCCTGGACCCGAGCACGGGTGTTGTTACGGGCACGCCGACCGCCACGGGGGTTTTCGAGTTCAGCGTAACCGCCACGGATGCCAATGGCGTCAGCGCCACCCGGGCCTATGCTCTCAATATTGTCGAAGCCGCCACGCTGGTGATCGTCAACGCTCTTGCGCCGGCCACGGCGGGGATTCCCTATAGTCAGGAACTTTCGGTCACCGGCGGCGTCGCGCCTTACCGGTTTGTGCTGATTTCGGGCAGCCTGCCGGATGGGCTGAGCTTTGATTCTGGATCAGGCACGATTTCCGGAACAGCGACGGAGGACGGGAGCTTTCCGCTGGTTATCCAGGTCAGCGATGGCAATGGCGACAGCGCCACGCATGGCGTTGTGGTGAGCGTTGCAGCGCCCGAGATCGTGCTGTCGCTCGATGTGCCACAGGCGCGGGCGGGCGAAGCCTTTGTGACGACGGTCGTGGTCTCCGGAGGCGCCCTGCCCCTGCGCTTCACCCTCGACGGCACCCTTCCCCAGGGCTTGAGTTTCAATGCCGTGACCGGCGCCATTTCGGGAACGCCACTGGGCACGGGCAATTTCCCGATCAGCATCACGGCGCAGGATGCGAATGGATATGAGCAGTCGGCCGCCGCGGTGATTTCACTGAGCGCGGCGACGACGCTGTCATTGTCCACCAGCATGACTTCAGTAACCTTCGGCAGCAGCGCCGTGGTGCAGGCCCAGGTCAGTTCGACGGCACCGGGCGTGTCGGGAACGGTCATCTTTGCCGTGGATGGCGTGGATCATGCCAGCGTTCCGGTCAGCGACGGCGTGGCGCAGATCGACCTGCAGGCACTGACGGTGGGTCCGCATGAGGTTACCGCCCGCTTCGAGTCGGCCGATGGCTATGACAGCGCCAGCGCCGCGCTTTCCGGCGGCATTACCGTTACGTCCGCACTGGTTGTGGTGAGCCTGTCTGGCCCGGCCGGCGAAGCTGTCGTTGGCGCGAGCGTGCCATTCATGGTGACGGTCAATTCACTGGCGGGTCCACCCGGCGGAGTGATCATTCCGGTGGTGGATGGGGTGGATCAGCCCGGCGTTGCATTGGTCGACAGCGTGGCAGCGTTCGAGCATGTGTTCACCACCTCTGGCCCGCATACAGTGGCAGTGCGCTATCCGGGCAGCGAGAGTTTCGCGGCGGGATCTGCGTCGCTTGGCGGCGGGCTTCTGGTCACAGGCGCCAGTACCAGCATGTCGCTTTCGGCCAGCCCTGCGACGCCGGTTTTCGGCGCGCCGGTGACTATCACGGCGACGGTTGATGCCGGTTTTGGCACGCCGGGCGGGCTGGTGCTGTTCACACGGGACGGCGTCGGGATTGGCAGCGTGCCGCTGAGCGATGGCAGAGCCAGTCTGGTGGTCAGTGACCTGCCAGCCGGTTCGTCGTCCATCACCGCCAGCTATGTCGGGGACACGGCCAATGCGGGTGCATCGGCGCAGATCGACCTGGTTCTCGGTAATGCTGCCACGGCGCTGGCGCTGACGGCCAATCCAACGCGACTTTATGCCGGCATGCCGGTCAGTTTCAGCGCCACGCTGACGACGGACGCAGGGGCGGTCACGGGCTCGGTGGTGTTCAGCATCGGGGGCAGTGAATATCCCGCCGCGTTGAACGGCAATAATGCCTCGCTGACGCTGAGCAATCTGGCGCAAGGCAGCTATCCGATCGCGGTGCGCTTCGATGGTGCGCCGGGCTTTGCGGCCAGCCAGGCGACGCTGGCCAGTGCGATCGTGGTGGAGCCGGCGCCGAGCGATATCGTCGTCCATGCCGGCGTGCCGCGCAGCGTGGCCGGGGAGCCCCTGGCGATCGCGGTTTCGGCGACGGGCGGTATCGGCCCCTATAGCTTTGCCGTGACAGAGGGTAGCCTGCCGGACGGGCTGACGATCAATGCCGACACCGGCAGCATCACCGGCACGCCCGCCGCGGCTGGACGGTATGGTTTTACCGTGACCGGATCGGGCCAGGCGGGGCGCCGGGCGGTGTCGACATCGACCTGCTGGTGCTGGAGCCGGCGACGCTGA